The proteins below come from a single Chelmon rostratus isolate fCheRos1 chromosome 10, fCheRos1.pri, whole genome shotgun sequence genomic window:
- the srpk3 gene encoding SRSF protein kinase 3, with protein sequence MLIAVGAGSGNVATAGKKHRRRGKKHRRVRTDENRPDDICDLRSLNANSSLPPTDLQSYPQTTRLPPQNTPETTTSPGNMPAYTEDLNESTTAPRQNSPCTTTLPTETTLLSLQSVPRTHSPPPQSTLKTTPAFIDAVDIPVAPMVPAESTLQTAPLPSLDVTVPVTQIFSRSPPATSQNPAHSHSQSPPTVNHTITHNSHRTLQNVTGSLSDCQTDPFKSPPTVPHKITHNASELPSVSAQHPAKAPPSPPLSPSHPDPFLLTSVTFTSSVSSHLHSPVCSSSASLLHSLDSLGPPISLLPMMSSATPQLTTPPPTLTPPPPELTPPPIQLLGSDDEEQEDPSDYCKGGYYPVKIGDLFNGRYHVVRKLGWGHFSTVWLCWDLQKKRFVALKVVKSAPHYTETALDEIKLLRCVRDSDPSDPYRETIVQLIDDFKISGVNGVHVCMVLEVLGHQLLKWIIKSNYMGLPLVCVKTIITQVLQGLDYLHTKCKIIHTDIKPENILLDVDEVYIRRLAAEATIWQRAGAPPPSGSSVSMAPRDLQVGKLSKNKKKKLKRKAKRQQRLLEERLVDIQRMEEEDGMLLQPDDTDANSNSKASPESTSSWLEDRCNGHAPDRFSSPASGLSGFSSSVMSATSESALSTQSGYSSGRDVFSASDFVLSPLDPLNAHKLRVKIADLGNACWVHKHFTEDIQTRQYRALEVLIGAEYGPPADIWSTACMAFELATGDYLFEPHSGEDYTRDEDHIAHIIELLGPIPLPFALSGRYSREYFNRRGELRHISSLKPWGLFEVLLEKYEWPLDQAAQFSDFLLTMLELQPERRATAAQCLQHAWLHT encoded by the exons ATGTTGATAG CAGTTGGTGCAGGAAGTGGAAACGTTGCCACCGCTGGCAAGAAACACAGACGGAGGGGCAAAAAACACCGGAGAGTCCGAACAGACGAGAACCG GCCTGATGATATCTGTGACCTTCGGAGTCTAAATGCCAACAGCAGCCTCCCCCCAACAGACTTGCAGAGTTATCCTCAAACCACCCGGCTGCCCCCCCAAAATACTCCAGAAACCACCACATCACCAGGAAATATGCCAGCATATACTGAAGACCTCAATGAATCCACTACAGCACCTCGACAGAACTCTCCATGCACCACCACGTTACCCACTGAAACCACCCTGCTGTCCCTCCAGAGTGTCCCCCGAACCCATTCACCACCTCCACAGAGCACCCTCAAGACCACACCAGCCTTTATAGACGCAGTAGATATCCCTGTAGCACCCATGGTACCTGCTGAAAGTACCCTCCAGACTGCCCCACTGCCCTCTCTAGATGTGACAGTTCCTGTGACTCAGATTTTCAGCCGATCACCTCCTGCCACATCTCAAAATCCCGCCCACAGTCACAGCCAATCACCGCCAACTGTTAACCATACTATTACCCACAATTCTCACAGAACTCTTCAAAATGTCACCGGGAGTCTTTCTGACTGCCAAACAGATCCCTTCAAATCGCCTCCAACCGTGCCACACAAAATTACCCACAATGCCTCTGAATTACCATCAGTTTCTGCCCAGCATCCTGCCAAAGCTCCACCCAGCCCTCCGTTAAGCCCCTCCCACCCTGACCCCTTCCTGCTGACCTCGGTGACCTTCACCTCCAGTgtctcctcccacctccactcccctgtctgctcctcttccGCCTCCCTTCTCCACTCCCTTGACTCTCTGGGCCCCCCCATTAGTCTGCTTCCCATGATGTCATCAGCCACCCCTCAACTGACCACACCTCCCCCGACTCTgaccccacctcctcctgagTTGACCCCGCCCCCTATACAGCTGCTGGGCTCTGACGATGAAGAGCAGGAGGACCCTTCAGATTATTGCAAAG GTGGTTACTACCCAGTGAAGATTGGTGATCTGTTTAACGGGAGGTACCATGTGGTCAGAAAACTGGGTTGGGGACATTTCTCTACTGTCTGGCTCTGCTGGGACCTGCA gaAGAAGCGGTTCGTGGCGTTGAAGGTGGTAAAGAGTGCTCCACATTACACTGAGACGGCTCTGGACGAGATCAAACTGCTCAGATGT GTGAGAGACAGCGACCCCTCTGACCCCTACAGAGAAACCATTGTCCAACTGATTGACGACTTCAAGATCTCTGGGGTCAATGGAGTCC ATGTCTGTATGGTTCTGGAGGTTCTGGGTCATCAGCTGTTGAAATGGATCATAAAGTCAAACTACATGGGACTTCCTCTGGTCTGTGTCAAGACCATCATCACACAG GTGTTGCAGGGTCTGGACTACCTCCACACTAAGTGTAAGATCATCCACACCGACATCAAACCAGAGAACATCTTATTGGATGTTGATGAGGTTTACATCAGGAGATTGGCAGCTGAGGCAACCATCTGGCAAAGAGCTGGCGCCCCGCCCCCTTCAGGGTCATCAG ttAGCATGGCTCCCAGGGATCTACAG GTTGGCAAACTGTCtaagaacaaaaagaagaagttgAAGAGGAAAGCGAAGCGTCAGCAGAGACTGTTGGAGGAGAGACTGGTGGATATACAG aggatggaggaggaggacggtaTGCTGTTACAACCTGACGACACAGACGCTAACT CCAACAGCAAAGCGAGCCCAGAGTCCACCAGCTCCTGGCTGGAGGACAGGTGTAATGGCCACGCCCCTGATCGGTTCTCCAGCCCCGCTTCTGGCCTATCAGGGTTCTCCAGCTCTGTGATGTCAGCAACGTCTGAGTCAGCACTTTCTACTCAGTCAGGGTACTCGAGTGGGCGAGAcg tgttcagtgcttCAGACTTCGTCCTCAGTCCTCTGGATCCTCTGAACGCCCACAAACTCAGAGTGAAGATCGCTGATCTGGGAAATGCATGCTGGGTG CACAAACACTTCACTGAGGACATTCAGACCAGACAGTACAGAGCTCTGGAGGTTCTGATTGGAGCAGAGTACGGACCACCTGCTGACATCTGGAGCACCGCCTgcatg GCATTTGAGCTGGCGACAGGAGATTACTTGTTTGAGCCTCACTCAGGGGAAGATTATACCAGAGATGAAG ATCACATCGCTCACATCATCGAGCTGCTCGGTCCGATTCCTCTGCCCTTCGCTCTGTCTGGCAGGTACTCCAGAGAGTACTTCAACAGGAGAG GTGAGCTGCGTCACATCTCCAGTCTGAAGCCGTGGGGTCTGTTCGAGGTCCTGCTGGAGAAATACGAGTGGCCGCTGGACCAGGCGGCTCAgttcagtgacttcctgttgaCCATGTTGGAGCTGCAGCCTGAGCGCAGAGCGACCGCAGCGCAGTGTCTGCAGCATGCATGgctgcacacataa